The following are encoded in a window of Aromatoleum petrolei genomic DNA:
- a CDS encoding sensor histidine kinase, which translates to MSRLSFSHSLLASFLLVAAILGATALGGLITLEEFASRHRESVGDALKYSSAVQQLGERSVDMERSARQFLVLKDPLLRDRFELARRESLTALQTIAALRAPSVSALVEEWQAAADAAGASLTEDGPADSAIAALGRVPPLNEQLAGEVQAQLGHQSQALLEQLDANRDRLAWHVLAAIIAACTFAALTGWWLLRPINRLEAAIEALGESRFDEQVAIPGPADLRRVGRRLDWLRLRLADFEANRNRVLRHVSHELKTPLASLREGIALLEDGVVGGLSGEQREVVAILQHNTHALQERIEDLLGYNAAVFHARNLRRRPVMLRALADSVIAEQQLPIQTRNLKVALHGDPPPFSADPDKLRIVLANLLANAVSFSPRDGEIRLTLSVHPGWVRIDCLDQGPGAAAEEAERIFDPFFQGSRQPEEPRHGSGLGLSIVREFVVAHGGRVGLQPSATGAYFRIELPNET; encoded by the coding sequence ATGTCGCGCCTGTCCTTCAGTCACTCGCTGCTTGCCAGCTTCCTGCTCGTTGCGGCGATCCTGGGCGCCACTGCGCTGGGGGGGCTGATCACGCTGGAGGAGTTCGCGTCACGACACCGCGAGAGCGTGGGCGATGCGCTGAAGTACTCCAGCGCGGTGCAGCAGTTGGGCGAACGCAGCGTGGATATGGAGCGTAGCGCGCGCCAGTTCCTCGTGTTGAAGGATCCCTTGCTGCGCGACCGCTTCGAGTTGGCGCGCCGGGAATCGCTCACGGCGCTGCAGACGATCGCCGCGCTGCGTGCGCCGAGCGTGAGTGCGCTGGTCGAGGAGTGGCAAGCGGCCGCCGACGCGGCCGGAGCGAGCCTCACCGAGGACGGCCCCGCGGATTCAGCCATCGCCGCACTGGGCCGTGTGCCGCCGCTCAACGAGCAACTCGCCGGCGAGGTGCAGGCGCAACTCGGCCACCAGAGCCAGGCCCTGCTCGAGCAACTCGACGCGAACCGCGACAGGCTGGCCTGGCACGTGCTCGCCGCGATCATCGCGGCCTGCACCTTCGCCGCGCTCACGGGCTGGTGGCTGCTGCGCCCGATCAACCGCCTCGAGGCCGCCATCGAAGCGCTGGGCGAGAGTCGCTTCGACGAGCAGGTGGCGATTCCCGGCCCGGCCGACCTGCGCCGCGTCGGCCGCCGCCTGGACTGGTTGCGGCTGCGACTCGCCGATTTCGAGGCGAACCGCAATCGCGTGCTGCGCCATGTGTCGCATGAATTGAAGACACCGCTGGCATCCCTCCGCGAAGGAATTGCACTGCTCGAGGACGGAGTGGTCGGTGGGCTGAGCGGCGAGCAGCGTGAGGTGGTGGCAATCCTGCAGCACAACACGCACGCCCTGCAGGAACGGATCGAGGATCTGCTCGGTTACAACGCCGCGGTGTTCCATGCTCGGAACCTGCGCCGCCGCCCCGTGATGCTGCGTGCGCTGGCCGACTCGGTGATCGCGGAGCAGCAGCTGCCGATCCAGACACGCAATCTTAAGGTCGCATTGCATGGAGACCCGCCGCCGTTCAGCGCCGACCCCGACAAGTTGCGCATCGTGCTGGCGAATCTGCTCGCAAACGCGGTGTCCTTCAGCCCGCGCGATGGCGAGATCCGCCTGACGCTGAGCGTGCACCCTGGCTGGGTGCGCATCGACTGCCTCGACCAGGGACCGGGCGCCGCCGCCGAAGAGGCGGAGCGCATCTTCGACCCGTTTTTCCAGGGCTCACGCCAGCCCGAGGAACCGCGCCACGGGAGCGGACTCGGGCTGTCGATCGTGCGCGAGTTCGTCGTCGCCCACGGCGGACGCGTGGGACTGCAGCCGTCGGCAACAGGCGCCTATTTCAGGATCGAACTACCGAATGAGACTTGA
- a CDS encoding bactofilin family protein codes for MFNKPALFPKVPDTPASRSNGTMRSPSGTLTSGPASTGASLSRSSTELPASSSDSSPAAEGTAPASSGLAAAAIDDTTQDTGSRLIVGPDVKLKGAEILDCDTLVVEGRVEATMDSRVIRIAENGSFAGTVGIDVAEVRGRFEGELTARSQLIIHSTGRVSGKIRYGKILIEEGGEISGDVQSLATAKDAKDGGRDSVRAVGRDEPSVKVAVGA; via the coding sequence ATGTTCAACAAACCCGCCCTGTTCCCCAAGGTTCCAGACACCCCGGCTTCGCGCAGCAACGGCACCATGCGGTCGCCGTCGGGCACTCTGACCTCGGGGCCGGCGTCCACCGGTGCAAGCCTGTCGCGTAGCTCGACCGAACTGCCGGCCTCGTCCAGCGACTCCTCTCCGGCCGCTGAAGGCACGGCGCCGGCCTCGAGCGGCCTTGCCGCCGCAGCGATCGACGACACCACCCAGGACACCGGCAGCCGCCTCATCGTCGGGCCGGACGTCAAGCTGAAGGGCGCCGAGATTCTCGACTGCGATACCTTGGTGGTCGAAGGTCGGGTCGAAGCGACGATGGACAGTCGCGTGATTCGCATTGCCGAAAACGGCTCGTTCGCCGGCACCGTCGGCATCGATGTCGCCGAAGTGCGCGGCCGTTTCGAAGGCGAGCTGACCGCCCGCAGCCAGCTGATCATCCACTCGACCGGCCGGGTCAGTGGCAAGATCCGCTACGGCAAGATCCTGATCGAGGAAGGTGGCGAGATCTCGGGCGACGTCCAGTCGCTGGCCACTGCGAAGGACGCCAAGGATGGCGGGCGCGACTCCGTGCGTGCGGTCGGGCGCGACGAGCCCAGCGTGAAGGTCGCAGTCGGCGCCTGA
- a CDS encoding PilZ domain-containing protein: MEHRLFRRRSISISFRVYDAETGKFIGRIGDISKGGLLVYGPSQLLTGQLYRLRIDLPDDHGKARSVVLPAKAMWSGFDTNPEFCSTGFRLFELDRPENEAALKSMLSRFTVGFEDEDDDS; this comes from the coding sequence ATGGAACACCGACTGTTTCGCCGCCGATCGATCTCGATTTCGTTTCGCGTGTACGACGCGGAGACGGGGAAATTCATCGGGCGCATCGGCGACATCAGCAAGGGCGGCCTGCTCGTGTATGGTCCGAGCCAGCTGCTGACAGGCCAGTTGTACCGCCTGCGCATCGACCTGCCCGACGATCACGGCAAGGCGCGCAGCGTGGTGTTGCCGGCCAAGGCGATGTGGTCGGGCTTCGACACCAATCCCGAGTTCTGCAGCACGGGTTTCCGCCTGTTCGAGCTCGACCGCCCGGAAAACGAGGCAGCGTTGAAATCGATGCTGTCGCGCTTCACGGTCGGCTTCGAAGACGAAGACGACGACAGCTGA